Proteins co-encoded in one Rhizobium sp. NZLR1 genomic window:
- a CDS encoding LysR family transcriptional regulator, whose product MDLSSIEIFLAVAGDRSVTKAAKAVGRVPSNVTTRIRQLEDDLGVSLFSRDGKKMTLTREGETFLAYANRLMALALEARQAVRPLAPSGILRVGTMESTAASRLPAALRQFNRMWPDVSLHLTMGASRDLARAVVADVLDCALIARPPKIMRGEDVGFEAELKALEMEPVFVEDLLIVLPSGHPAVKSAADLRVGSIAALEPGCTYRRIAENWARKSSALPTSELGSYHAILASVATGNTAGVMPRSVLDLMHWPTSVQTHQLGLVETLLVYRKNDRPSAFNAFYEVLNATKGRDIRLAAH is encoded by the coding sequence TTGGACCTTTCCTCGATCGAGATATTCCTCGCCGTTGCCGGCGACCGCAGCGTTACCAAGGCTGCCAAGGCCGTCGGCCGGGTGCCATCGAATGTGACGACGCGCATCCGGCAATTGGAGGACGACCTCGGCGTTTCCCTGTTCAGCCGAGACGGCAAGAAGATGACGTTGACGCGGGAAGGCGAGACGTTTCTTGCCTATGCCAACCGGCTGATGGCGCTGGCACTCGAAGCGCGCCAGGCCGTTCGGCCTCTTGCCCCATCGGGGATATTGCGGGTCGGCACGATGGAGAGCACGGCGGCAAGCAGGCTGCCGGCGGCGCTGAGGCAGTTCAACCGGATGTGGCCTGATGTGTCGCTTCATCTGACGATGGGGGCGTCCCGCGATCTCGCCCGCGCCGTTGTGGCCGATGTGCTGGACTGCGCGCTGATTGCCCGCCCGCCCAAGATAATGCGCGGGGAAGACGTGGGTTTCGAGGCTGAACTCAAGGCGCTGGAGATGGAGCCGGTCTTTGTCGAAGATCTGTTGATCGTGCTGCCGTCCGGGCATCCCGCGGTCAAATCCGCTGCCGACCTGCGCGTCGGGTCGATTGCCGCTTTGGAGCCTGGCTGCACCTATCGCAGGATAGCCGAAAACTGGGCGCGCAAATCGAGCGCCCTGCCGACGAGCGAACTAGGCTCCTACCACGCGATCTTGGCGAGTGTGGCGACCGGGAATACGGCGGGTGTGATGCCGAGATCCGTTCTCGACCTCATGCACTGGCCGACGTCTGTTCAGACCCACCAGCTGGGGCTAGTCGAAACGCTGCTCGTCTACCGCAAGAATGATCGGCCGAGTGCGTTCAATGCATTCTATGAAGTCCTCAACGCGACAAAAGGCAGAGATATCAGGCTGGCAGCACACTAG
- a CDS encoding HPP family protein, with translation MPYPVSPKVGLSRLRRFRLFSPILAGATLRERLIACVGALLAIGFTGVISGYLFGQGPHLPLIVAPMGASAVLLFAVPASPLAQPWSIIGGNTISALMGIIAAYFIHDPIIATGVGVSLAIGAMSFTRCLHPPGGAAALTAVLGGPVVAGWGFLFPFVPVALNSCILVGLGLLFHKLSKRNYPHVVPKPAENTHQTIDLPSAVRVGFREEDVDAALEALDETFDVDRADLGRLLQQVELQAAIRSNDKISCADIMSRDVIAIGEAAEPVAARHLLLKHNIRTLPVKDPEGRLIGTVGLRELSEGTETIARAISRPAVARPSDAALSLLPVLSDGRTHAVIIVDDDYRILGLISQTDLLSAVARLLPKDSAPIPAVAWVAAQTGCHRAAQLEDSRC, from the coding sequence ATGCCGTATCCCGTTTCCCCGAAGGTGGGATTAAGCCGCCTCCGTCGCTTCCGGTTGTTTTCACCAATTCTGGCCGGCGCGACCTTACGAGAGCGTTTGATTGCATGTGTCGGCGCTTTGCTGGCCATTGGTTTTACCGGCGTCATCAGCGGTTATCTGTTCGGGCAGGGGCCGCATCTTCCCTTGATCGTCGCGCCGATGGGGGCGTCCGCGGTGCTGCTTTTCGCGGTGCCTGCAAGCCCGCTTGCGCAGCCTTGGTCGATCATCGGCGGCAATACGATTTCCGCCCTCATGGGAATCATTGCCGCCTACTTCATTCACGATCCGATCATCGCGACCGGTGTCGGCGTTTCGCTTGCCATCGGCGCGATGTCCTTTACGCGCTGCCTTCATCCGCCTGGCGGAGCGGCGGCGCTGACCGCGGTGCTCGGCGGTCCTGTCGTTGCCGGCTGGGGTTTCCTCTTTCCCTTCGTGCCCGTCGCTTTGAACTCCTGCATTCTCGTCGGCCTCGGCCTGCTGTTCCACAAGCTTTCCAAGCGGAATTATCCGCACGTCGTTCCGAAGCCGGCGGAGAACACCCATCAGACGATCGATCTGCCATCGGCCGTGCGGGTGGGTTTTCGTGAGGAGGATGTCGATGCCGCCCTCGAAGCGCTCGACGAAACCTTCGATGTCGATCGGGCGGACCTCGGCCGGCTGCTGCAACAGGTCGAGCTGCAGGCAGCCATCCGCTCCAACGACAAGATCAGTTGCGCGGATATCATGTCGCGTGACGTAATCGCTATTGGCGAAGCTGCAGAACCGGTTGCCGCGCGGCATCTTCTCTTGAAGCACAATATTCGTACCCTGCCGGTGAAAGATCCAGAGGGTCGCCTCATCGGCACCGTCGGCTTGCGGGAATTATCCGAAGGTACGGAGACCATCGCGCGCGCGATCTCGAGGCCGGCGGTAGCGAGACCTTCGGATGCCGCTTTGTCGCTATTGCCCGTTCTGAGCGACGGCCGTACGCATGCCGTCATCATTGTCGATGACGATTACCGCATCCTTGGCCTGATATCGCAGACGGATCTCTTAAGCGCAGTGGCGCGGCTGCTACCGAAGGACAGCGCCCCGATCCCGGCCGTGGCCTGGGTGGCGGCGCAAACCGGCTGCCATCGGGCAGCACAGTTGGAGGATAGCCGGTGCTGA
- a CDS encoding DUF6522 family protein: MLIERDPNGNFILESTELAERFGLSLADLRRHMRHGSVVSTVEIGTAEHEGTRRVSVRLGNRLWRAVLNDENEVQQEQMTVLRGKPSGRHPR; encoded by the coding sequence GTGCTGATCGAGCGCGATCCGAATGGGAATTTCATTTTGGAATCAACAGAACTGGCGGAACGGTTCGGGCTGTCGCTGGCCGACCTGCGCCGTCACATGCGGCATGGCTCCGTTGTCAGCACCGTGGAAATCGGCACCGCTGAACATGAGGGCACCAGGCGGGTATCGGTTCGGCTCGGCAACAGGCTTTGGCGAGCCGTTCTGAATGATGAAAATGAAGTGCAGCAGGAGCAAATGACCGTTCTTCGGGGAAAACCCTCTGGACGGCACCCGCGCTGA
- a CDS encoding DUF2934 domain-containing protein encodes MATDKHEQIRRRAYEIWEAEGRPDGADQRHWLQACDELAGEDEHETLQDLLDEDDRDDAALLQGAGESGDLDRQPPKPGRAAETTMPDIEMTTGEKPSQRKIRKAEGP; translated from the coding sequence ATGGCTACAGACAAGCACGAGCAGATACGTCGCCGCGCCTACGAAATCTGGGAGGCCGAGGGCCGGCCGGATGGCGCGGACCAGCGCCATTGGCTGCAAGCCTGCGATGAACTGGCCGGCGAGGATGAGCACGAGACACTGCAAGACCTGCTCGATGAAGACGACAGGGATGATGCGGCGCTGCTTCAAGGCGCCGGTGAGAGCGGCGATCTCGATCGGCAACCACCTAAGCCCGGCCGGGCCGCCGAGACTACCATGCCTGATATCGAGATGACGACAGGCGAAAAGCCGTCTCAGCGGAAGATCAGGAAGGCCGAAGGGCCGTAA